CGCACGCGACGGCGAAGATGAGCTGCGTGGCTGCCATGTCGTCCCCCTCATCGTTGATCAAGTACACCACACGTTTGAAAGGCAGCCTGTTGCGCGCTGCCTGCCTGCTGCGTACTGCGAAACGTTGATCCGGAATCGATAGAGGACGGTTGAACGCGTGGACGGCAGAGCCGTCCACGCTACCTGTCATGCCGTCGTTGAAACAACAAACAACCGCCGCGGCATGCGGCGGCCTTGTCTTGCCGTTACTCGGACAGCGCCGCAAACGCCGCGTCGCGCACCTGCTCGACCGGGCCGACGCCGGTGATCTTGCGGTATTTCGGGGCGCCGGGCAGGCCGGATTGCGCCCACTTGCCGTAGTAGCCCAGCAGCACTTCGGTCTGCGTGTGGAACACGTCCAGGCGCTTCTTGACGGTCTCTTCCTTGTCGTCGTCGCGCTGCACCAGCGGCTCGCCGGTGACGTCGTCGACGCCTTCCGCCTTGGGCGGATTGAATTTGACGTGGTACACGCGGCCCGAGGCCGGGTGCGAACGGCGGCCGCTCATGCGCTCGACGATCATGTCGTCCGGCACGTCGATTTCCAGCACGTAGTCGACCGCGACGCCGCTGTCCTTCATGGCGTCGGCCTGCGCGATGGTGCGCGGGAAACCGTCGAACAGGTAGCCGTTCTCGCAATCCGCTTCCTTCAGGCGCTCCTTCACCAGCCCGATGATGATGTCGTCCGACACCAGCTGGCCCGCATCCATCACTTTTTTCGCCGCCAGGCCGAGTTCGCTGCCGGCCTTGATCGCCGCGCGCAGCATGTCGCCGGTAGAGATCTGGGGAATGTTGAATTTTTCTTTGATGAAATTGGCCTGGGTGCCTTTGCCGGCGCCAGGTGCCCCTAACAGAATGAGACGCATGAAGGATTTCCTAAAAGGTTTTGATAACAGTTATACACGCTGCATTTTGGTGCAGCGCAATGACCGAGTTTGATGCAAATTTGACTAAATGATCCGAAACTTACCATGAAAGCGGCCCCAAAAGCCACTGGCCGGCCGCGATCGATCGACCCGTTGAGCTGGCGCAGACGCGCTATGACAACATTTCCAACAAGATCAAGACTGGTAGAAAAGTCGCACCCGCGCGAGGTCGTCCGGCGTGTCCACGCCGGCATGCGGCGCCGCGTCGGTCACGTGGACCGCGATCGGCACGCCGTGCCACAGGACGCGCAACTGTTCCAGCGCTTCGATGGTTTCCAGCGGCGACGTTTCCAGTTGCGGATAGGCTTGCAGGAAGGCGTTGCTGTAGGCGTACAGCCCGATATGGCGCAGCGGCACATAGCCTGGCGGGAGCGTGGCACGATCGGCGGCGAAGCCGTCGCGGTGCCAGGGGATGGTGGCGCGCGAAAAGTACAGGGCGCGGCCGGCCTTGTCGAGCACGACCTTGACCACGTTCGGATTGAAGGCGTCGTGCGCATCCGCCAGCGGGTGGGCGCAGGTGGCCATCGGCACCTCCGGCCCGATGCGGGCGGCGCAGGCCGCCAGCAGCGCCGGATCGATCAGCGGTTCGTCGCCCTGCAGGTTGACCACCACCGCATCCGGCGCCAGGCCGAGCGCGCGCGCCACTTCGGCGATGCGATCGGTGCCGGACGCATGGTCGGCGCGCGTCATGCAGGCTTCGATGCCGTGCGCGGCGCAGGCGGCGGCAATGTCCGGATGGTCGGTGGCGACGATGATGCGCGCGGCGCCGGACTCGCGCGCGCGCTCGGCCACGCGCACCACCATCGGCTTGCCGCCCAGGTCGGCCAGCGGCTTGTTCGGCAGCCGGGTCGAGGCCAGGCGCGCCGGGATGATGACGATGAAACCCATGCCGCCTACAGCGCCGGCTCGATCTTGCGCGCCTGGTCGGCCCACATGATCGGGATGCCGTCGCGCACCGGATAGGCCAGGCGGTCCGGGCGGCAGGTCAGTTCCTGGGCTTTCTTGTCATATTCGAGCGGTCCCTTGCACAGCGGGCAGACCAGGATATCAAGCAGTCGGGCGTCCACGACATTTCTCCACGATTTGGGCGGCCAGCGCGGAATCGATCCGCGCCGCCACCGGCACGACCCACAGGCGCGGATCGTTGTTGATGTTTTCAAGTTGCCGACATTTTACTGCAT
The genomic region above belongs to Massilia forsythiae and contains:
- the adk gene encoding adenylate kinase, whose protein sequence is MRLILLGAPGAGKGTQANFIKEKFNIPQISTGDMLRAAIKAGSELGLAAKKVMDAGQLVSDDIIIGLVKERLKEADCENGYLFDGFPRTIAQADAMKDSGVAVDYVLEIDVPDDMIVERMSGRRSHPASGRVYHVKFNPPKAEGVDDVTGEPLVQRDDDKEETVKKRLDVFHTQTEVLLGYYGKWAQSGLPGAPKYRKITGVGPVEQVRDAAFAALSE
- the kdsB gene encoding 3-deoxy-manno-octulosonate cytidylyltransferase, coding for MGFIVIIPARLASTRLPNKPLADLGGKPMVVRVAERARESGAARIIVATDHPDIAAACAAHGIEACMTRADHASGTDRIAEVARALGLAPDAVVVNLQGDEPLIDPALLAACAARIGPEVPMATCAHPLADAHDAFNPNVVKVVLDKAGRALYFSRATIPWHRDGFAADRATLPPGYVPLRHIGLYAYSNAFLQAYPQLETSPLETIEALEQLRVLWHGVPIAVHVTDAAPHAGVDTPDDLARVRLFYQS
- a CDS encoding Trm112 family protein, with the protein product MDARLLDILVCPLCKGPLEYDKKAQELTCRPDRLAYPVRDGIPIMWADQARKIEPAL